Genomic segment of Gemmatimonadaceae bacterium:
TTGCCCGTGTGCAGCGGGTGCCGGCGGGCCACGTACTCCGCATCGTACAGGGGAAGCGCGAGGTGCGCGAATACTGGAATCCGATGCCTGAGGGCGAGGTGAGGTGGGAAACCGGCGATATCGTCGAGAAATTTGACGCTGCGTTGGGCCGCGCCGTCGCGCGTTGCCTGACACAGGGCCGGACTGGCATCTTCCTCAGCGGCGGCCTGGACTCGGTGAGCATCGCCGCACTGGCCCTGGACCCGACGAAATTGCAGGACAGCCAGCGTCCACTGGCGCTGTCGCTGATTTTTCCGCATCGGGCGGATTGCTGGGAGGAGCCGGTGCAACGGAGCGTGGGCCACGATCTTGGGCTCGAGCACGTTTTCGTAAATTTCCGTGAGGGTATCGGAGACGACGGCCTCGTTGCGGCAGGCGCGCGAGCCACGAGTACCTTGGCTCTTCCCTTGCTCAACGCCTGGACGCCTGCCTACGAGCATCTCGGATCGAAGGGGGCGCGGCTTGGATGTACGACGATTCTCAACGGGGCGGGCGGCGACGAGTGGCTGGCGGTTACACCGTTTCTCGCTGCGGACCTGATCCGGCGAGGCGATATCCCAGGGCTGTTCCGCCTGTGGAATAGCCATCGTCGCTCATATTCGATGTCCCCAATTACGAGGTTGCGCAGGATGATCTGGACATTCGGCATGCGACCGATTCTTGCCGGCGCGGCAGCCGGCGTGTTGGGACGTACAGCGCCCGGGATCTTGAGGGCGCGCAAGCGGCGCTACATTCGCCGCTCGACGCCGGACTGGGTCGCGCCGGATCTTGTGCTCCGGCAGCAGATGGACCGGCGAGCCGAGAAATTCATCGAGGACCCCCGGTTGGGCTCGTTTTCGTTTTATGCCTGGGAAATGCAGAAACCGCTCAGTCACCAAGCGAGGTCGCTGGAAGCCGAGGACGCCTTCGAGATGGGCAGGCGTCTGGGTGTAAGGATCGGCTCACCCTACTGGGATGCTGACCTGATCGATCTGCTCTATCGCATTCACCCGGAAACTCTCAATCGCGGTGGACGCACCAAAGGACTGGTACGGGAGTCAGTGGCCCGCCGGTTCCCGCAGCTTGGTTTCGGCGGACAGAAGAAAGTGGTCGCCTCGGATTTTTTTTCCAAGACTGTGTACTCGCAGTGGCGACAGGCATGGGAAAACCTTGGGGGAGTACCGGCGCTCGAGGGCATGGGAATCGTCGACTCAGGCCGACTGAAAACATTTGCCAACGAGCTACTTGCGTCTGGCAAGCCGCGAGGTAGCTTTCACCTTTGGGATGTGTTGAACCTGGAAAGCTGGGCGCGGCAGTACATCTAGAGAATCAACCTGAACCGCAGGGGGCCTTTACAGTGCCGACGATATCGATGAAACACCCGTGGGAGAATTTTCGCCTGACGAGAGTCGGCAACGTGGCTGATGTTGTGCGCGGTGGTGGTGGAAAGCTCAGCATAGAGACCGCGGACTCAGGCGACATCTTTTCACCACCCGGGCAAGAGACGTAAACTCGGGAAGAGTGACCGCGGGAGAGCGGGCAGGCGTCCGCCTCTCCCCGAAGTCCAAGGTTTGAGCCGAGCGCAGGTCGGGATTCAACGACCCTTGCGCTCGGCTTTCTTGTAAGGGGCCGAGGAGTGGATGTTCAACCTCACATATGCGCCGGTGGATGCACGGCGCCCGCCGCCGCTGGACCCCGCGAGTCCCGACATCGAGCTCTGGCGCGACAACGACGGGACGATTTGCGCGTATGGTGGCAGTCTCGACGGCGCGTGCTGGATGCATCTGCCTGATGTCGCGACGTTCAGGTTCAGCCATGAAAGCGGGCAGATCACCGCGTTTGCCGATGCATCGGCTGCGCGCGGTCAGATCGCCGATGCGTATTATCGAACCGTTCTGCCTCTAGCCCTACAGGCGCGCGGCATCGAGGTACTGCACGCCAGCGCCGTAAGAATGCACGGTGGCATCGTCGCTCTGTGCGGCATCAAGGAAACTGGAAAATCCACGATTGCCTACGCATTGAGCCAGCGCGGTTATTCGTTGTGCGCGGACGATGCAGTGCCCTTCACGACGAGCGGGGATATGGCGCACGCGCTATCGCTTCCATTCACGACGCGTCTGCGTCCTTCTTCGGCTGCGTTCTTCGAGACCGACGGGACGCGCGAGAGACAGTCACCGCTCCTTGACGCGCGAACGCCGGTCGCGCTCGCTCCGGAGCGACTAGCGGCGGTCCTTGTTCTGCAGCGCAATCCGGCCGGACTCTCGACCGCCCCCCCCTCCGTCAGCCGGCTCACGGCATCATCGGCATTCACGAGCGCGCTGACCCACGCCTATTGCTTCAGTCTCCGCGATGAATCGCAGAGAGCGCGGATGGTGCAGCACTATCTTGACCTCGCCGCGAGGGTGCCGGTATTCGAGGTACGCTTCGGAGCCGGACTCGACTGGCTTCCGGCGATCACGAGTGCGATCGAAGAGGCGGTCGCGGCAGCGGCGTGAGCTCAGGAGCGCGTATCCTCCGCGCGATGCTGCGCCATGCCCGCGCACTTCGGAGCTGCATTCATTCGCCGGCGGATGCATGGCTCGCTGCGCGCATGGCGGCGTGGGCAACGGTGTTACCCGCTCTCAAGCACGCGCTCCCGCTGCCACGACTCGTGGGGCTGATGCGGGCGACGCCAAGACGTCCGTTGCGCCAGCCCGATCTGGAGCAGCGAATCGTGGCGCTCGCGTGGTGGCTGCACGCCCCGCTGGCACTGGTCGACCGGGGGTGCATGCAGCGCAGCCTTCTGGCCTATCGCTTTCTGGGAGCTGCGGGCGCGCAGCCGCACCTCGCAGTTGGAGTGCGCAAAGAAGGCGCAGCAGTAAAGGCGCATGCCTGGGTTTCTATCGATGGTGCTCCGGCCGGCGACTCGCAGCACGAGATTGCCGAGTTCGCACCGATGCTGATCTTCGGACCGGACGGCCGCAAGGAAGACTTCGCTCGGTGAATGAACGACGGCCAGAGTATCAGCTTCTTCTGGACTGCGCGCGCGTATCGCTGACCGGAGAGCGTCGCTCGCGCATGAACCGGACAATCGAGTGCGGAATAGATTGGCAGCTTTTTCTTCGCACGGCGCATTATCACGGGATGCTCCCGGTGGTGTATCTCCGCTTGAGCGAAACGGGCGTCTCAGTGGTGCCTCCGACAGTGATGAGCTGGCTGCGCCGATCATTCCAGGAAACGAC
This window contains:
- a CDS encoding asparagine synthase-related protein; its protein translation is MTTGSTILAPSESSPVIQTSPEWLASFGPRNENLLGDGSVATVVHAEGDRAELRLVTDLPGSGPESLSRLGCGLIFSGELYERDELAKSIGIRLTDRMSAAELVLESYLVRGEAIVSQIKGVFALIIWDPRRDLLLCARDRTGIYPLFYSEAGPDFVASTSVRALLRHAGVSREINRTALAERLSSRFFSKQDTALARVQRVPAGHVLRIVQGKREVREYWNPMPEGEVRWETGDIVEKFDAALGRAVARCLTQGRTGIFLSGGLDSVSIAALALDPTKLQDSQRPLALSLIFPHRADCWEEPVQRSVGHDLGLEHVFVNFREGIGDDGLVAAGARATSTLALPLLNAWTPAYEHLGSKGARLGCTTILNGAGGDEWLAVTPFLAADLIRRGDIPGLFRLWNSHRRSYSMSPITRLRRMIWTFGMRPILAGAAAGVLGRTAPGILRARKRRYIRRSTPDWVAPDLVLRQQMDRRAEKFIEDPRLGSFSFYAWEMQKPLSHQARSLEAEDAFEMGRRLGVRIGSPYWDADLIDLLYRIHPETLNRGGRTKGLVRESVARRFPQLGFGGQKKVVASDFFSKTVYSQWRQAWENLGGVPALEGMGIVDSGRLKTFANELLASGKPRGSFHLWDVLNLESWARQYI
- a CDS encoding lasso peptide biosynthesis B2 protein produces the protein MLRHARALRSCIHSPADAWLAARMAAWATVLPALKHALPLPRLVGLMRATPRRPLRQPDLEQRIVALAWWLHAPLALVDRGCMQRSLLAYRFLGAAGAQPHLAVGVRKEGAAVKAHAWVSIDGAPAGDSQHEIAEFAPMLIFGPDGRKEDFAR